From one Agathobaculum sp. NTUH-O15-33 genomic stretch:
- a CDS encoding aldo/keto reductase encodes MRYKSFGNYGWDISCLSIGSWTLGGKEWGAIEKKDAIDTVHALVENGVNHLDTALSYSAGDCERIVGECIKGIRDKLYITTKCGTMNIYGNIFIRCGSRDFIFKCCEESLRNLGIDYIDNYMIHWPDQNTPIEETMDALNELKQQGKIGHISVSNFTKEEILEAEKYGKIEAVQMCYNMCDRSNEEFLKWAHSRGMGTMTYSSLASGVLTGQYRSLPNFAPDDARVAFFPYFREPMFSKVMKLLKELDVIAEKRGAALAQIAVNWNTQRDFVDTSLCGSRNTREANENCGGFDWTLTDEEMKTINKAIETYLDC; translated from the coding sequence ATGCGTTACAAATCATTTGGCAATTACGGATGGGATATTTCCTGTCTGAGTATCGGTTCCTGGACGCTTGGGGGCAAGGAATGGGGAGCGATCGAGAAGAAAGACGCGATCGACACCGTTCACGCGTTGGTGGAGAACGGCGTAAACCATTTGGATACGGCGCTGTCCTATTCAGCAGGAGACTGCGAGCGAATAGTGGGCGAGTGCATCAAGGGGATCCGCGACAAGCTGTATATTACGACAAAATGCGGCACCATGAATATTTACGGCAACATTTTTATTCGCTGCGGCAGCCGGGATTTTATTTTTAAGTGCTGTGAGGAATCGCTTCGCAATCTGGGTATCGACTATATCGATAATTACATGATTCACTGGCCCGATCAAAACACGCCGATCGAGGAAACAATGGACGCGCTGAACGAGCTGAAACAGCAGGGCAAGATCGGCCACATCAGTGTTTCCAACTTTACCAAGGAAGAGATTTTGGAAGCCGAAAAGTATGGGAAGATCGAGGCGGTGCAGATGTGTTACAACATGTGCGACCGCTCGAACGAGGAATTCCTCAAGTGGGCGCACAGCCGGGGCATGGGTACGATGACTTATTCGAGCCTTGCCAGCGGTGTACTGACCGGACAGTACCGGTCCCTTCCGAATTTTGCGCCGGACGACGCACGCGTCGCCTTTTTCCCGTATTTCCGCGAGCCGATGTTTTCTAAGGTGATGAAACTGCTCAAAGAACTGGATGTGATTGCTGAAAAACGCGGCGCGGCGCTGGCGCAGATCGCGGTGAATTGGAACACACAGCGCGATTTTGTCGATACCTCGCTTTGCGGCTCGCGCAATACCCGAGAAGCGAATGAAAACTGCGGCGGCTTTGACTGGACGCTGACGGATGAAGAAATGAAAACCATCAACAAAGCGATCGAAACGTATCTGGACTGTTAA